From the bacterium genome, one window contains:
- a CDS encoding co-chaperone GroES, whose product MSKTNNAKSGGGKEGAKRSIQPLGDRVLLKPLSAEETTTKSAAGIIIPDTVDKEKPMQGKIIAVGEGRYSDEGKLIPMRVKVGDRVVFSKYSPDEIKIEGEEYYILSESSVLAVVN is encoded by the coding sequence ATGTCGAAGACAAACAATGCGAAATCGGGCGGCGGCAAGGAGGGTGCAAAGCGCTCGATCCAGCCGCTCGGAGACAGGGTGCTCCTGAAGCCCCTCTCCGCGGAGGAGACCACGACAAAGAGCGCCGCGGGCATTATTATTCCCGACACAGTTGATAAGGAGAAGCCGATGCAGGGGAAGATCATCGCGGTCGGCGAAGGCCGATACAGCGACGAGGGAAAGCTTATTCCCATGCGGGTCAAGGTCGGCGATCGTGTCGTATTCTCAAAATACAGCCCTGACGAGATCAAGATAGAAGGCGAGGAGTACTACATCTTGAGCGAGTCCA